A region of the Halostella limicola genome:
TGCCGACGACGGGGCGGCGCTGGCGGTGCGCCGGCACCGCGTGGAGCGCCTCCAGCGAGCGGTTGGCGAACTCCCAGCAGAACATCCCCGTCCCGTCGTCCTCGCGGACCGCGTCGAAGTCCGCGGGCGTCTGGAAGTACCGACGGAGGTCGACCGCGCCGAACAGCAGGTTGTCCTCGATAGACCCCGCCAGATAGCGCGGCACGTCGTACGACGAGTACTCGCGGAAGGCCTCGACGAGCCCGTCGAGCAGCGCCCGCGGGCGGGCGGGGTCGACGCCCGCGAACGCCTCGACCGTCTCGGGGGCGACGCCGTCGTAGTGCGGCCCGCGCAGCGCGCCCGTCGTGAACGGTCGCGCCTCCGCGGCGTCGACGCGGTCGAAGTACGGCTCGCGCTGCGAGAACGCGAACTCGAACTCGCCCGCCCGCAGGTCCGAGAGGTCGCGCACGAGCTGCTCGACGGCCCCGTCGCCGAAGCCGAGGTCCGCGTCGACGGCGGCCCCGTCCGCCGGGTCGCCGGGGAGCGACACCGTCGCGACGGCGTCGCCGCCCGCGTCGACCACCGAGAGCGAGTCGTCGCCGACGACCGCGCGGTGGCCGTCGGGGAGCGCGGACGCCGCGAGCGTCGCGTCCAGGCGCTCGCCGGCGACCGCGGCGAGGTCCTGCGTCTGCAGGTTCTCGCCGACGAGGACGCCGTAGCCGATCAGGACGTTGTCGACGGCCTTGCCCGCGCCGAGCGTCGCGCCGCCGCCGACGGTCGCGAGGACGTTCCGGCGGGTCATCTCGATCCCGCCGACGCGCTCGCGGACGGAGCCGCCGTCGCCGTCCCCCGCTCCGCTCTCGCCGTCCGCGGGGACCGGGTCGCCGCTCACGTCAGTATCTCCTCCTCCGGCCCGGTCGCGATGACGCTCTCGCCGGCGGTCACCTCGTCGCCTTTCTCCACCGCGAGGTCCTCGCGGTCGACCTCCGGCGGGAGGAGCACGTCGGCGCGGCTGCCGAACGCGATGTGGCCGATGCGGTCGCCGCGGTTGAGCTCGTCGCCCTCCTCTACGTAGGGGTGGATGCGCCGGGCGAACGCGCCCGCGATGAGCGTCACCTCGCAGTCCTCGTACCGGACGTGGACCTTCTCGTTGCGGTCCGACTCCTTCGAGAAAGCGGGGCGGTGCGCGCCGGGGCTGTGCTCGACTCCCTCCACCGTGCCGGCGACCGGCGAGCGGTTGACGTGCACGTCCCAGACGTTCATGAAGACGCCGACGCGGACGCGGTCGCCCTCCTCGCGGAGGACGGACACCTTCCCGTCGGCGGGCGAGACGATGCCGGTGAGCGGCGGCGTTCTGTCCGGGTCGCGGAAGAACGCGACCACGCCGACCGCGAGGGCGAGCAGCCCCGCGGCGAGCCCGGTGCTGAAGATGAGCGCGGGAACGGCGGCGAGCGCCGGCGGGACCGCGTACCGCCACCCGCCCGGAGCGATGTTCATACCGAAGTAGCCGACGCGGAGGAGTATGGGCGTTACGGAGAGTCAGCCCCAGAACGACTGCGTCCGCGCGTACTGCCGCTCCTGCGCGAGGATGTCGCGGTAGAACGCGTCCTCGTCCTCGCGGAGCTTGTTGATGATCCGCGCGGCGTTGTGCGGCCCGACGCCGCGGGCCGCCAGCGCGATGACCGCCCGCTTGCCGTGGGCCTGCACGAGGCTCCCGGCGCGGTAGGCGCGCTCGGTCTGTTTCTCCTGCTCCTCGTCTTTCTCCTCTGCGCGCACCGCCTTCACCACCTCGTCCGCCCACGGGTTCAGCGCCGCGATGCGGGTCGACCCGCACTCGGGGCACTGCGGCTGGTCTCGGACGCGGCGGACCGGTTTCTTGACCTCCCAGTCCTGGCAGTGCAGGCAGAACAGAATGACGCGGTCGTTGCGGATGCGCTCGCGGACGGTGTCGATGACGCTCGCGTCGGCGTTCTCC
Encoded here:
- a CDS encoding protein sorting system archaetidylserine decarboxylase, giving the protein MNIAPGGWRYAVPPALAAVPALIFSTGLAAGLLALAVGVVAFFRDPDRTPPLTGIVSPADGKVSVLREEGDRVRVGVFMNVWDVHVNRSPVAGTVEGVEHSPGAHRPAFSKESDRNEKVHVRYEDCEVTLIAGAFARRIHPYVEEGDELNRGDRIGHIAFGSRADVLLPPEVDREDLAVEKGDEVTAGESVIATGPEEEILT